The following are encoded together in the Penicillium digitatum chromosome 3, complete sequence genome:
- a CDS encoding Pleckstrin homology-like domain, translating to MASASRENNSSAGALETEQLKMDHRVTAQSPPSDNDSGERPVRQQLKATKLDSVGEKDGSARANRKRSLDNTDGATDTPPTKRSRECTPDNATEHNSNHARIPEDATTQDNLEMTAGGNEDESSQTLNKKRSREELEDGASKNSYIATEPAPGLTETTSDEKSTAEGQPEKKRPRDNSEERKAKVDQTFTASAFGMAAAANAPSPFAMPATKLTSETSPFATSGASTSGFGTLGSGFSAFGSAFPALSGKLTSFASPNAPSAFPGTAGKLASFASANTPTSFSGASGKLTSFVSPNAPVSFGESSDKTLGAKQSDNEDSDNEPVGETDDTFVAEKTDKRFHAQTVETGEENESTEFTAKAKLYYFDDKKWKERGTGTFKVNLKTESNGKKSGRIIMRADGALRVMLNSAVWHSMPFGDAKSSRPTTRDIYLASNEDGKVVSLLLRLGNEKQSGELFDVLKDIMEQI from the exons ATGGCTTCTGCTTCCCGTGAGAATAACTCCTCGGCAGGTG CTCTGGAAACAGAGCAACTGAAAATGGACCACAGAG TAACCGCGCAGTCGCCTCCCTCCGACAATGACAGCGGCGAACGCCCTGTGCGACAACAACTCAAGGCGACCAAACTTGACTCGGTGGGCGAAAAAGACGGCTCTGCGCGTGCAAACCGAAAGCGCTCTCTCGACAACACAGATGGGGCCACTGACACACCCCCAACCAAGCGATCCCGAGAGTGCACCCCGGATAACGCCACGGAACACAATTCCAATCACGCCAGAATCCCCGAAGATGCGACCACCCAAGAT AATCTTGAAATGACCGCCGGCGGAAACGAGGATGAGTCTTCACAAACCCTCAATAAGAAACGGAGCCGAGAAGAGCTTGAGGATGGTGCCTCGAAGAACTCCTACATTGCGACTGAGCCCGCACCCGGCTTGACTGAGACAACTTCGGACGAAAAATCTACTGCCGAAGGACAACCCGAGAAGAAGAGACCTCGAGACAATTCGGAGGAGCGCAAGGCTAAGGTGGACCAG ACTTTCACTGCGAGTGCATTCGGaatggctgctgctgccaaCGCACCTTCACCTTTCGCAATGCCTGCAACTAAGTTGACATCTGAAACTTCGCCTTTTGCAACCAGCGGTGCCTCGACTTCTGGTTTCGGTACCCTCGGATCCGGTTTCTCTGCATTTGGCAGCGCTTTCCCGGCTTTGTCTGGTAAACTCACCAGTTTCGCGTCTCCTAATGCTCCCTCCGCTTTCCCCGGAACCGCCGGtaaactggccagtttcgCATCTGCCAATACCCCCACCAGCTTCTCTGGCGCAAGTGGTAAACTGACCAGCTTCGTGTCTCCGAATGCCCCCGTTTCCTTTGGCGAGTCTAGTGATAAGACCCTTGGCGCCAAACAATCCGACAACGAAGATAGTGACAATGAACCAGTTGGTGAAACGGATGACACCTTTGTTGCCGAGAAGACCGACAAGCGTTTCCACGCACAAACTG TTGAAACCGGCGAAGAAAATGAGAGCACCGAGTTCACAGCTAAGGCCAAGCTGTATTATTTTGACGACAAGAAATGGAAGGAGCGTGGTACCGGCACCTTCAAGGTTAACCTCAAGACGGAATCCAACGGAAAGAAATCTGGCCGCATTATCATGCGTGCCGATGGTGCCCTGCGTGTTATGTTGAACAGTGCGGTTTGGCATAGCATGCCCTTTGGTGATGCCAAGAGTTCTCGCCCGACCACTCGGGATATTTATCTCGCCAGCAACGAAGACGGGAAGGTCGTGAGCCTTCTTCTCCGG CTCGGTAATGAGAAGCAGTCCGGCGAATTGTTTGATGTACTAAAGGATATCATGGAGCAAATTTGA
- a CDS encoding Yip1 domain: MATIHQGHPHDEPHDDDSLLGDDLIEADDAVDADDPLRGTSDTTPLRGNIESSSANRGNASGYGNYLASSIGGEDRRATQNTIDESVWETLSRDLIAVWEKMRQVLWPKYLLGGMMQRGGSGTADSEQGGVSGFGGNIRGLVGRWPDADVVLQGGMSEGLRDWDLWGPLVFCLVLSLFLSIAKGDQSSVVFSGVFCLVWIGEAAVTLQIKLLGGKISFFQSICIIGYTLFPLVIAAMLSALRLHTIARIPVYLVLVAWSLAAGVSILGGSGVVRNRVGIAVYPLFVFYIAIGCLCFIS; encoded by the exons ATGGCTACCATACACCAAGGCCACCCCCATGATGAGCCCCATGATGACGACTCCCTCCTTGGCGATGATTTGATCGAAGCTGATGATG CCGTTGACGCCGACGACCCTCTACGCGGTACCTCCGACACGACCCCTCTGCGAGGTAACATCGAATCCAGCTCAGCCAACCGAGGCAATGCTTCTGGCTACGGCAACTACTTAGCTTCCTCTATTGGTGGTGAAGATCGCCGTGCGACACAAAATACAATTGACGAAAGCGTCTGGGAGACATTGTCACGCGACTTGATTGCCGTGTGGGAGAAAATGCGCCAGGTGCTTTGGCCGAAATACTTGCTTGGAGGAATGATGCAGCGTGGAGGCAGCGGTACAGCTGATTCTGAGCAAGGTGGTGTGTCTGGATTTGGTGGTAACATTCGGGGACTCGTTGGACGCTGGCCGGATGCCGACGTGGTCCTGCAGGGTGGCATGAGCGAGGGCTTGCGGGACTGGGATCTCTG GGGACCTCTTGTCTTTTGCCTGGTCCTAAGTTTGTTCTTGTCTATCGCAAAGGGTGATCAATCGTCAGTGGTCTTCTCGGGTGTTTTCTGTCTTGTCTGGATCGGAGAAGCGGCTGTGACTCTTCAAATTAAGCTGCTTGGTGGCAAGAT TTCTTTCTTTCAGTCGATCTGCATAATCGGTTATACACTTTTCCCCTTGGTCATTGCCGCAATGCTGAGTGCGCTGAGACTTCATACCATTGCACGGATACCAGTATATCTTGTGTTAGTCGCATGGTCTTTAGCAGCTGGAGTTAGCATCTTAGGAGGCTCGGGAGTGGTGCGGAACCGAGTCGGCATCGCAGTGTACCCGCTGTTTGTGTTCTACATTGCGATCGGGTGTCTCTGCTTCATCAGTTAA
- a CDS encoding Nitrilotriacetate monooxygenase component A/pristinamycin IIA synthase subunit A, translating to MLSMCRPWDIYLLDNGRMPKTSLQPRERLDTTGGHDTYEGILGECIRRAAQWPVKDPTAPISAMAAVTQNLSFGITASNSFEQPFLVAKRFSALNHLTNGRMSWNIVTSYKKAAFKTTDMDIPIELDERTFAPIIGKTDEEARAKYEELKKYASVVEGLVLFSGWTGIDISKIALDQETTILGSLEANKVTGWLDSLLTTSKEIPRWTPRVIAERAAIGGLDPVAIGSPATVAEETERWIQEADLDGCNLAYVATPGTFKEVVDLLIPELKRRRV from the exons ATGCTTTCAATGTGTCGACCGTGGGACATCTACCTCCTGGACAATGGAAG AATGCCAAAGACAAGTCTGCAACCAAGAGAACGCTTGG ATACAACTGGAGGCCATGATACTTATGAAGGCATACTGGGCGAGTGTATTCGACGTGCGGCACAATGGCCAGTGAAAGACCCGACTGCC CCCATTTCGGCAATGGCTGCAGTGACACAGAATCTGTCATTTGGAATCACCGCCTCGAATTCATTTGAGCAGCCCTTTTTGGTGGCCAAGCGTTTCTCAGCCTTGAATCATTTGACCAATGGCCGAATGAGTTGGAACATTGTGACTTCATATAAGAAAGCGGCTTTCAAAACCACCGATATGGATATTCCAATTGAGCTTGACGAACG TACCTTCGCACCCATTATAGGTAAGACTGACGAAGAGGCAAGGGCCAAGTACGAGGAGCTCAAGAAGTACGCCTCGGTGGTTGAAGGACTGGTTCTTTTCAGCGGATGGACTGGAATCGACATTTCCAAAATCGCTCTGGATCAAGAAACCACAATTTTAGGCTCTTTGGAGGCAAACAAAGTCACTGGCTGGCTTGACTCATTACTCACGACTAGCAAGGAAATCCCGCGTTGGACTCCTCGCGTGATTGCCGAGAGGGCTGCAATTGGTGGTCTCGACCCGGTGGCTATTGGAAGCCCTGCTACAGTTGCCGAAGAGACAGAGCGTTGGATCCAAGAGGCTGACCTCGATGGGTGCAATCTTGCCTATGTCGCCACGCCTGGCACTTTTAAGGAGGTGGTTGACCTACTCATCCCCGAGCTAAAGCGACGCAGGGTTTAG